One genomic segment of Penaeus monodon isolate SGIC_2016 chromosome 31, NSTDA_Pmon_1, whole genome shotgun sequence includes these proteins:
- the LOC119592953 gene encoding uncharacterized protein LOC119592953, whose amino-acid sequence MARSILVNVLLVLGLARLGRAAMSGPQSFVFDFTNDMEGWSSYRGSWRWTDRAHLNNTLPAGSLDNGFAVMDEPNNSDELYTPYVRAPFGATTVFKFFLRSQWEGSNTMYISLMEPGQNPTVFLELSHYGTLRPSQIYVATDVFQKLSNPNLGSEKGYTLSVVTLLRDPNPNTPKSAPTEPQTTAAPTEPQTTAAPTEPQTTACSNRTTNTAFSNRTTDKKLLQQNHKQQLPPKEPQKTAAPQNHRQQLLQQNHKQQLLQQNHRQQLLQQKPDTTAAPKRTTNNAAPKEPDTKALQQNQTTAAPTEPKKQQLQQNQTQQLLSKEPQTTAAPKEAPTTEGPPGPLIFYFQNPPLLRARFLEAVSETVRVKITFWMDGAHDFPAQLKVRKRTDYSIQGYPHSHHTATRYELHYLTISKLVLRLFDVILDINHELIRRRTMAVFCYNGNTAPVGSLMYGCALDQIIVDIHGEETTAAPTEPQTTAAPTEPLTTAAPTEPQTTAAPTEPQTTAAPTEPQTTVAPTEPHTTAAPTEPQTTAAPTEPQTTAAPTEPDTTAAPTEPQTTAAPTEPDTTAAPTEPQTTAAPTEPDTTAAPTEPQTTAAPTEAPTTEGPPGPLIFDFQSSVQGWTLSEMNGAAWRRVTFDNTNHVVTAPPEGAKVLQVFPSHIFAGTALAQSPLLEAVSETVRVKITFWMDGTHDFPAQLKVRKRTDYSTFDINPVMNLDPFGDQENHKWIAYIAYLRYMTIGQTFTLNLEGSLGGNPNNSVAVNKIELEGVKAIQTDLANLMDFENGLFGWSTGNMDGGRWVLQSWGDLDPSLYVPKPSDGDNFLFVERFDIHSGVISLESPAFPIQAGQRKKVHIKFWIRGSVVYPAALRLRKKSVNGAYDDLPFLNLAGYGDIDNPDWIFLDKQYYIPIDETEDAFQIVVEADLGSDLNNLVALDDLRIITENVSA is encoded by the exons ATGGCGCGGAGCATACTGGTCaacgtcctcctcgtcctcggcCTCGCCCGCCTCGGCCGGGCAGCCATGTCCGGACCCCAGTCCTTCGTCTTCGACTTCACGAACGACATGGAGGGTTGGTCGTCGTACCGAGGCTCCTGGCGGTGGACGGACCGCGCGCACCTGAACAATACGCTCCCCGCCGGATCCTTGGACAACGGCTTCGCTGTCATGGACGAACCCAACAACAGCGACGAACTCTACACTCCTTACGTGCGCGCCCCCTTCGGCGCCACCACCGTCTTCAAGTTCTTCCTCCGTTCTCAGTGGGAAGGATCCAACACAATGTACATCAGCCTCATGGAGCCGGGACAGAACCCCACGGTGTTCCTGGAGCTGAGTCATTACGGCACGC TAAGACCAAGCCAAATATACGTAGCCACCGATGTGTTTCAGAAACTCTCGAACCCGAACCTCGGAAGTGAAAAGGGATACACGCTCAGCGTCGTGACGCTGCTTCGTGACCCGAACCCGAATACTCCCAAAT CTGCTCCAACAGAACCCCAGACAACAGCTGCTCCAACAGAACCACAAACAACAGCTGCTCCAACAGAACCACAAACAACAGCTTGCTCCAACAGAACCACTAACACAGCTTTCTCCAACAGAACCACAGACAAAAAGCTGCTCCAACAGAACCACAAACAACAGCTGCCTCCAAAAGAACCACAAAAAACAGCTGCTCCACAGAACCACAGACAACAGCTGCTCCAACAGAACCACAAACAACAGCTGCTCCAACAGAACCACAGACAACAGCTGCTCCAACAGAAACCCGACACAACAGCTGCTCCCAAAAGAACCACAAACAACGCTGCTCCAAAAGAACCAGACACAAAAGCTCTCCAACAGAACCAAACAACAGCTGCTCCAACAGAACCCAAAAAACAGCAGCTCCAACAGAACCAGACACAACAGCTGCTTTCCAAAGAACCCCAAACAACGGCTGCTCCAAAAGAAGCCCCAACGACCGAGGGACCCCCAGGACCACTCATTTTTTACTTCCA GAACCCGCCCTTGCTCAGAGCCCGTTTTCTGGAGGCCGTTAGCGAGACTGTGAGGGTCAAGATCACTTTCTGGATGGATGGGGCACATGACTTCCCTGCTCAGCTGAAGGTCAGGAAGCGTACCGACTACAG TATACAGGGATATCCACATTCACATCACACAGCAACAAGATATGAGCTACATTACTTAACA ATTAGCAAACTGGTGCTTAGGCTGTTTGATGTCATATTAGACATCAACCATGAATTGATACGACGACGCACT ATGGCTGTATTCTGTTATAATGGAAACACAGCGCCCGTAGGCTCTCTCATGTACGGATGTGCCCTTGATCAGATAATAGTTGACATACATGGTGAAGAGACAACAGCTGCTCCAACAGAACCACAGACAACAGCTGCTCCAACAGAACCACTAACAACAGCTGCTCCAACAGAACCACAGACAACAGCTGCTCCAACAGAACCACAAACAACAGCTGCTCCAACAGAACCACAAACAACAGTTGCTCCAACAGAACCACACACAACAGCTGCTCCAACAGAACCACAGACAACAGCTGCTCCAACAGAACCACAAACAACAGCTGCTCCAACAGAACCAGACACAACAGCTGCTCCAACAGAACCACAAACAACAGCAGCTCCAACAGAACCAGACACAACAGCTGCTCCAACAGAACCACAAACAACAGCAGCTCCAACAGAACCAGACACAACAGCTGCTCCAACAGAACCACAAACAACGGCTGCTCCAACAGAAGCCCCAACGACCGAGGGACCCCCAGGACCACTCATTTTTGACTTCCAGTCCAGTGTTCAGGGCTGGACTTTAAGCGAGATGAACGGAGCTGCCTGGAGGAGAGTTACCTTCGATAACACAAATCACGTCGTGACAGCCCCTCCTGAGGGTGCGAAGGTTTTGCAGGTCTTCCCCTCACATATATTCGCAG GAACAGCCCTTGCTCAGAGCCCGTTGCTGGAGGCCGTTAGCGAGACTGTGAGGGTCAAGATCACTTTCTGGATGGATGGGACACATGACTTCCCTGCTCAGCTGAAGGTCAGGAAGCGTACCGACTACAG TACATTTGACATTAATCCTGTAATGAACCTGGATCCGTTTGGCGACCAGGAAAACCACAAATGGATTGCTTACATCGCTTACCTGAGATATATGACAATTGGTCAGACCTTCACCCTCAATTTAG AGGGCTCCTTGGGCGGTAATCCAAACAACTCCGTGGCCGTTAACAAGATTGAACTAGAAGGCGTCAAGGCTATTCAAACTGACCTTGCTAACCTAATGGACTTCGAGAATGGTTTGTTTG GATGGTCCACTGGCAACATGGACGGAGGGCGATGGGTACTGCAAAGCTGGGGCGACTTGGATCCATCCCTGTATGTCCCAAAACCTTCTGATGGCGATAACTTCCTCTTCGTGGAGCGTTTCGACATCCACTCGG GTGTGATCTCACTGGAATCACCCGCTTTCCCTATTCAAGCTGGTCAGCGGAAGAAAGTTCATATCAAGTTTTGGATTCGTGGCTCAGTTGTCTACCCTGCAGCTCTCAG ATTACGCAAGAAGTCTGTGAATGGCGCATACGATGACCTTCCTTTCCTGAACCTCGCGGGGTATGGAGACATCGACAACCCTGACTGGATTTTCCTCGACAAGCAGTATTACATCCCTATTGACGAAACCGAAGATGCATTccag ATTGTGGTTGAGGCAGATCTCGGAAGTGACTTGAACAATCTAGTCGCACTGGACGATCTAAGAATTATCACCGAGAACGTTTCAGCTTAG